Proteins encoded by one window of Primulina huaijiensis isolate GDHJ02 chromosome 1, ASM1229523v2, whole genome shotgun sequence:
- the LOC140978079 gene encoding prohibitin-1, mitochondrial-like yields MVQKMNFSNVKVPKMPGGGAISALIKLGVVAGIGVYGVANSLYNVDGGHRAIVFNRIIGVKEKVYPEGTHLIIPWFERPTIYDVRARPHLVESTSGSRDLQMVKIGLRVLTRPLPDQLPTIYRTLGENYNERVLPSIIHETLKAVVAQYNASQLITQRENVSREIRKILTERAANFNMALDDVSITSLTFGKEFTAAIEAKQVAAQEAERAKFVVDKAEQDKRSAIIRAQGEAASAQLIGQAIANNPAFITLRRIEASKEISHTLASSTNRVYLNSDELLLNLHDLNK; encoded by the exons AT GGTTCAGAAGATGAATTTTAGCAACGTCAAGGTTCCAAAGATGCCTGGAGGAGGTGCTATCTCTGCCTTGATCAAACTTGGTGTTGTTGCGGGGATTGGCGTCTATGGAGTGGCAAACAGTCTCTACAATGTTGATGGAGGTCACCGAGCCATTGTTTTCAACCGTATCATTGGGGTCAAAGAGAAG GTGTATCCAGAAGGGACACACTTGATAATCCCATGGTTTGAAAGGCCAACCATATATGATGTTCGAGCACGACCCCATCTAGTGGAGAGCACTTCAGGCAGTCGTGACCTTCAAATG GTAAAAATTGGTCTTCGGGTTCTCACTCGTCCTTTGCCGGACCAGTTACCCACCATTTATCGAACCCTTGGTGAGAACTATAATGAGAGGGTCCTGCCTTCAATTATCCATGAGACTCTGAAAGCTGTAGTTGCCCAATACAATGCTAGCCAGCTTATCACCCAGAGAGAG AATGTTAGTAGAGAAATACGAAAAATATTAACTGAAAGAGCAGCCAACTTCAACATGGCATTGGATGATGTGTCCATTACTAGCCTAACCTTTGGAAAGGAATTCACTGCTGCAATTGAAGCCAAACAAGTAGCTGCACAAGAGGCTGAGAGGGCCAAGTTTGTTGTCGACAAGGCTGAGCAAGACAAACGAAGTGCTATCATTCGAGCACAG GGAGAGGCTGCAAGTGCCCAGCTGATTGGTCAAGCTATTGCCAACAATCCGGCATTTATAACGCTTAGAAGAATTGAAGCATCTAAAGAAATTTCACATACTCTAGCATCTTCGACCAATAGGGTGTACTTGAACTCTGATGAGTTGCTGCTGAACCTTCATGATCTGAACAAGTAA
- the LOC140978086 gene encoding fasciclin-like arabinogalactan protein 9, protein MAAPSASSLLSLSLTTLLASLLFIPAAYAQSAPAPTAPEPIEIFAILQKAGQYDTFARLLNETQVGNQINNQVNNSKEGLTVFAPTDNAFQNLPTGTLNNLSDQQKVQLLLYHILPKCYTLQNFQTISNPVRTLATGQDGRPFGLNFTGQANQLNVSTGIVEVQIYNTVRKDCPLAVYQVDKVLLPVEFTEPNPPAASPAPKTGGGGAAGNGTSSAAPATPADNGSGAGKMGFGSGLASGIWFLYMWILI, encoded by the coding sequence ATGGCGGCTCCGTCGGCTTCCTCTCTCCTCTCCCTCTCTCTCACTACGCTCCTAGCCTCCCTCCTTTTCATCCCTGCCGCCTACGCTCAGTCTGCCCCAGCCCCCACCGCCCCGGAGCCGATCGAAATCTTCGCGATCCTCCAAAAGGCGGGCCAATACGACACCTTTGCTCGCCTCTTGAACGAAACTCAGGTGGGAAACCAAATCAACAACCAAGTCAACAATTCCAAAGAGGGGCTGACCGTCTTCGCCCCCACGGACAACGCATTCCAAAACCTCCCCACAGGAACCTTAAACAACCTTAGCGATCAACAAAAGGTACAGCTCCTGCTCTACCATATTCTTCCAAAGTGCTACACTTTGCAGAACTTTCAAACAATCAGCAACCCTGTGAGGACCCTGGCCACCGGGCAGGACGGCCGTCCTTTCGGGCTCAACTTCACCGGCCAAGCCAATCAGTTGAACGTGTCCACGGGGATCGTCGAAGTTCAGATATACAATACGGTGAGAAAAGACTGTCCTTTGGCGGTTTACCAAGTGGACAAGGTTTTACTGCCCGTAGAGTTTACAGAACCCAATCCTCCGGCCGCTTCTCCAGCGCCAAAGACAGGCGGTGGTGGTGCCGCCGGAAATGGTACTTCTTCTGCGGCGCCGGCTACACCAGCTGATAATGGTAGTGGTGCAGGGAAGATGGGATTTGGATCGGGTTTAGCTTCTGGGATTTGGTTCTTGTACATGTGGATACTGATATAA
- the LOC140983204 gene encoding trans-resveratrol di-O-methyltransferase-like: protein MAFPDKASSSEQLLNAHGHVWNQIFNFINSMSLKCAIQLGLFDVVHKHGKPITLTELIHALPINRQKSHGVDRLMRILIHSELFVKVSIPDKEEKEGYWLTPASRLLLKDDPSSVAPFALAQLDPLLIDPWHHVGEWFQNDTPTPFASTHGKPFWELAGHEPRLNRFFNEGMASDAHFVASIITRDCKHVFEGLKSIVDVGGGTGTVAKVIGDAFPGLKCIVLDLPHVVAGLEGTDNLLTFVGGDMFDFVPPAEAVFLKWILHDWSDEECIKILLKCKEAIPKKENGGKVIIVDMVVTEDEKMKEHEATETQVFFDMLMMTLLTGKERTEAQWRELFSAAGFTSYKFTPCLGLRSLIEIFL from the exons atggcCTTCCCTGACAAGGCGTCTTCGTCTGAGCAACTCCTTAATGCTCATGGTCATGTGTGGAAtcaaattttcaatttcatAAACTCCATGTCTCTGAAATGTGCAATCCAACTTGGCTTATTTGATGTTGTCCACAAACATGGCAAACCAATCACCCTCACTGAATTAATACATGCACTCCCAATCAACAGACAAAAATCCCACGGTGTGGATCGTCTCATGCGCATTTTAATCCATTCAGAGCTCTTCGTGAAGGTCTCCATCCCCGACAAGGAAGAAAAAGAGGGTTACTGGCTAACACCGGCCTCTCGTCTCCTCTTGAAAGATGATCCCTCGAGCGTAGCACCATTTGCCCTAGCCCAACTCGACCCGCTTCTAATAGATCCATGGCATCATGTGGGAGAGTGGTTTCAAAACGACACTCCCACGCCATTCGCCAGTACTCATGGCAAGCCGTTTTGGGAGCTTGCAGGGCACGAGCCGCGGTTGAATCGGTTCTTTAATGAAGGAATGGCTAGCGATGCACATTTTGTCGCTAGCATTATTACTAGAGATTGCAAGCATGTTTTTGAAGGTTTAAAATCTATTGTAGACGTCGGGGGAGGCACAGGGACCGTGGCTAAGGTTATTGGTGATGCGTTCCCTGGGTTGAAGTGTATTGTGCTGGATCTTCCTCATGTTGTTGCGGGCTTGGAAGGGACGGATAACTTGTTGACCTTTGTTGGAGGAGACATGTTTGATTTTGTTCCTCCCGCTGAGGCTGTATTCCTCAAG TGGATATTGCACGATTGGAGTGATGAAGAGTGCATTAAAATATTGCTGAAATGCAAAGAAGCAATTCccaagaaagaaaatggaggaAAAGTGATAATAGTTGATATGGTTGTGACGGAGGATGAGAAGATGAAAGAACACGAAGCAACTGAAACTCAGGTCTTCTTTGATATGTTGATGATGACTTTACTAACTGGAAAAGAGAGAACGGAGGCACAATGGAGAGAACTCTTTTCGGCGGCTGGTTTCACGAGCTACAAGTTCACTCCTTGCTTGGGACTGAGATCGTTAATTGagatttttctataa